The Juglans microcarpa x Juglans regia isolate MS1-56 chromosome 8S, Jm3101_v1.0, whole genome shotgun sequence genome has a window encoding:
- the LOC121244166 gene encoding protein FAR1-RELATED SEQUENCE 7-like yields MTFAPFFGVNHHEQSILLGAGLISSEGTETFTWLFQTWLQCMDGIAPKAIIIDQNRAMKNAIAIVFPETRHRLCLWHILKKVSEKLESYAAYRSGLKTQLMKCVYDTQTIEEFEKCWVGFINTYDLQENAWLKSLYAEHEHWVPTNLKEFVNQFDSALRKKIENENHAEF; encoded by the exons ATGACCTTTGCACCATTTtttggtgtaaaccaccatgaGCAGTCGATTCTTTTGGGAGCTGGGTTGATTTCCAGTGAAGGCACGGAGACCTTTACATGGCTATTTCAAACCTGGTTGCAGTGTATGGATGGTATAGCTCCAAAGGCTATTATTattgatcaaaacagagcaatgaaaaatgcaattgctaTTGTCTTTCCAGAAACTCGACATAGATTATGCCTGTGGCATATACTGAAGAAAGTCTCTGAGAAGCTTGAGTCGTATGCTGCCTACAGAAGTGGGCTGAAAACTCAACTGATGAAATGTGTGTACGACACACAAAcaattgaggagtttgagaaatgttgggTTGGGTTCATTAACACATACGACTTACAAGAAAATGCGTGGTTGAAAAGTTTATATGCGGAGCATGAGCATTGGGTACCG ACAAACTTGAAGGAGTTTGTAAACCAGTTTGACAGTGCGCTgaggaagaaaattgagaatgaaaatcatGCAGAATTCTAG
- the LOC121244167 gene encoding protein FAR1-RELATED SEQUENCE 1-like, giving the protein MKSYLVEDEVRIEEFTKLVTYSVDFNEDDCNAKCSCGLFQMKGILCRHILAVFKSNGIKSFPDQYILDWWRKDIKRRYTLIRSSYDARDQRPNGNRHSILLNMCYGMITYAADSNEQFEDAKKRIHKMTESYRNQTRNLSLTQTGSNTGFMIEDTIAVGSLQQVKSPLVVKGKGIPPSLRRASRMETELQKVKAKKKKAQTAQLLTVVELSTEKQWLVAKKV; this is encoded by the exons ATGAAGAGTTATTTGGTAGAAGATGAAGTTCGTATTGAGGAGTTTACTAAACTGGTTACATATTCAGTGGACTTTAATGAGGATGACTGCAATGCTAAGTGTTCATGTGGGCTATTTCAAATGAAAGGGATATTGTGTAGGCATATTTTGGCCGTATTTAAATCTAACGGTATAAAATCATTCCCAGACCAGTACATTCTAGACTGGTGGAGGAAGGACATCAAGAGGAGATACACGTTAATCCGCAGTAGCTATGACGCAAGGGATCAGAGGCCAAATGGTAATAGACATTCAATTCTGTTGAATATGTGTTATGGGATGATAACTTATGCGGCAGATTCTAATGAGCAATTTGAAGATGCAAAGAAGAGGATACATAAAATGACTGAGAGTTATCGCAACCAGACACGCAACTTATCTTTGACCCAAACAG GTTCAAATACTGGTTTTATGATAGAGGACACAATTGCAGTTGGTAGTTTACAACAAGTCAAGAGTCCACTTGTTGTCAAAGGGAAAGGAATACCCCCATCTCTAAGGAGAGCATCTAGGATGGAGACAGAGTTGCAGAAGGTTAAAgccaaaaagaagaaagcaCAA ACAGCTCAGCTTTTGACAGTAGTAGAACTCAGCACCGAGAAACAGTGGTTGGTAGCCAAGAAAGTGTAA
- the LOC121244168 gene encoding patatin-like protein 2: MSASQVLPEQPSTNYRNLITILSIDGGGIRGIIPAIILAFLESQLQEIDGDQDARLSDYFDIIAGTSTGGLVTAMLTAPDENNRPLFAAKDIRPFYLEHCPRIFPQERGLFGAIKKVLRSLRGPNYDGKYLHRILRKKLGEIRLRDTLTNVVIPTFDIKHMQPTIFTSYEAKKDSRLNARLSDICIGTSAAPTYLPAHYFKNQDCEGPNISEFNLIDGGVAANNPALVAINQVTKQIFDANPDFFPIKPTDYGRLLIISVGTGSRKIEKKYNAKMAAKWGTLDWLLHGGSVPLLDVFTQASADMVDLHLAVVFQAFHSEDNYLRIQDDTLTGTEASVDVSTKQNLDRLVGIGEELLKKPVSRVNLKIGLSEPVENGGTNEEALRKFAKILSQERKYRGGKSISHMEKLNV; encoded by the exons ATGTCGGCCTCTCAAGTACTACCAGAACAGCCCTCAACTAATTACAGGAACTTGATCACCATTCTAAGCATTGATGGGGGTGGTATCAGGGGGATCATCCCTGCAATTATACTAGCTTTTCTTGAATCACAACTCCAG GAAATAGATGGTGATCAAGATGCCAGACTTTCAGACTACTTTGACATCATTGCAGGAACAAGCACAGGAGGTCTTGTAACCGCTATGTTAACTGCTCCAGATGAAAATAACCGTCCTCTCTTCGCTGCTAAGGATATCAGGCCCTTCTATCTTGAACACTGTCCTCGAATTTTCCCACAAGAGAG gggCTTGTTTGGAGCAATCAAAAAAGTGCTCAGATCGTTGAGAGGACCGAATTATGACGGAAAATACCTTCACAGGATTTTAAGGAAGAAATTAGGAGAAATTCGACTGCGTGACACTTTGACAAATGTTGTCATACCAACTTTTGATATCAAACATATGCAGCCAACCATTTTCACATCGTATGAG GCAAAAAAGGACTCCCGTTTGAATGCTCGACTTTCCGACATATGTATCGGCACTTCAGCAGCTCCAACTTACCTTCCTGCCCACTATTTCAAGAACCAAGATTGTGAAGGCCCGAATATCAGTGAATTCAATCTAATAGATGGTGGTGTCGCTGCAAACAATCcg GCTTTAGTAGCCATAAACCAAGTGACCAAACAGATCTTTGATGCAAATCCTGATTTCTTCCCAATTAAGCCCACGGATTATGGTCGCCTTCTGATAATCTCAGTAGGCACAGGCTcaagaaagatagaaaaaaaatataacgcAAAAATGGCAGCAAAGTGGGGAACTCTGGATTGGTTACTTCATGGTGGTTCAGTTCCTTTATTGGATGTGTTTACTCAAGCAAGTGCAGATATGGTTGATTTGCATCTTGCTGTGGTTTTCCAAGCTTTTCATTCTGAAGACAATTACCTTAGAATCCAA GATGACACATTGACTGGGACAGAAGCTTCTGTTGATGTATCTACAAAGCAAAACTTGGACAGACTTGTGGGTATTGGGGAAGAATTGTTGAAGAAACCAGTTTCAAGGGTGAATTTGAAGATTGGTTTGTCAGAACCAGTCGAAAATGGTGGCACAAATGAGGAGGCTTTGAGAAA GTTTGCAAAAATACTGTCACAAGAAAGAAAGTATCGAGGGGGAAAATCAATATCACACATGGAAAAGTTGAACGTTTGA